The Sorangiineae bacterium MSr11954 DNA segment AACAACATTTCCGCCTCCGTGGGCACCGTGCTCACCCCCGCGGGCCTGGACAAATCGGTCGGCCTCGTCACCGTGGCATACTACAAAGACCCGGTCGACAAGCAATGGGACGACGATCCCGCCATGAAAGAATGGCGCACCTTCATGAAGGAGTATTATCCGGAGGGCAGCCTAACCGACAACATCAACGTCTACGCCTACATCGTGGCGCAAACGATGGTGCAAGTGCTGACCCAATGCGGCCCCGATCTCTCGCGCGAGAACATCATGAAGCAGGCCGCCAATCTGGACTTCGCACCCGACTTGCTCCTCCCCGGAATCAAGCTCAAGACGAGCCCGACCGACTTCTTCCCCGTCGAGCAACTTCGATTCGTGCGCTTCGATGGGAAGGACTGGGTTCTCTTTGGGGACGTGCTCAGCGTGAATTGAGCACGAACGCAGGAGGCCCGCCGGAGCTCCCGCCCTCGAGATCCGGGGTTCGAGACGGATTCGAGAGCGGGAGCTCGTATCGTGAATGACTGGGTTCTCTTTGGGGACGTGCTCAGCGTGAATCGAGCACGAGCACGTGGGGCCGGCCGGAGCTCCCGCCCTCGAGATCCGGGGTTCGAGATGGATTCGAGAGCGGGAGCTCGTATCGTGAAAGACTGGGCTCTCTTTAGGGATGTGCTCAGCGTCAATTGAGCACGAACACGTGGGGCCCGCCGGAGCTCCCGCCCTCGAGATCCGGGTTCGAGACGGATTCGAGAGCGGGAGCTCGTATCGTGAAAGACTGGGCTCTCTTTAGGGATGTGCTCAGCGTGAATCGAGCACGAGCACGTGGGGCCGGCCGGAGCTCCCGCCCTCGAGATCCGGGGTTCGAGACGGATTCGAGAGCGGGAGCTCGTATCGTGAAAGACTGGGTTCTCTTTGGGGATGTGCTCAGCGTGAATCGAGCGCGAGCACGTGGGGCCGGCCGGAGCTCCCGCCCTCGAGATCCGGGGTTCGAGACGGATTCGAGAGCGGGAGCTCGCACACGTGAATGGGCGAGTTATTCGAGTTTCGAATAGAGCAGTTTGTTCGGTGAGCCGGTCCCTGGATTTTTGACGACGTTGGGGGTGCTTGCGCGGAGGATGGCGCCGACCACTTCGGCAGGGGGCGCGGTGGGGTGTAAGCCAAGATAAAGAGCCGCGACGCCGCCGACCAGCGGCGCGGAGTAGGAGGTGCCGCTATCGGTGGACGTGCCCGAGGTGCCGGAGCGGCTGGGGCCCGTGATGTTGACGCCGGGGGCAAAGAGGCCGACGCACGTTCCCGTGTTGGAGAAGATGGCCTTCGAATCGCGTTGATCGGTGGCCCCGACGGTGAGCGCGCCCTTTGCGCCTGCGGGCGAGCTCTGGCAGGCATCTCGGAAGTCGTTTCCTGCCGCGATGGACCAGAAAATGCCGGCTTGGACCGAGCGCTCCACCGCCTTGCGCATGTTGGTCATGTTGGGCTCGACTAGATCGGAGCGGAGGCTCGCGTTGGCCACCGCGGGCTTTTTGGCGTTGGCCGTGATCCAATCGATGCCTTTGATGATGCCATCGTCGGGGCCCGAATTGTCGGCTTTGAGGACCTTGACCTCGACCAGCTTTGCCTTCTTGGCCACGCCGTAGGTCTTGCCGACGAGGAGCCCGCCATCGAGGCTGCCGTGGCCGTGGTTGTCGGTGCACGTCGGGCCCTCGATGAAGCTCACGCCACATGATGCGCGGCCTTCGAAGTCGCCGTGTTGCTGATTCACGCCGCTGTTGAGATCGTAAATCGTGACGCCCTCGCCCAGGGCGGAGTAGTTGTAGTTGGCGTCGAGGGGCAAGTTTCGCTGATCGATGCGATCGAGGTGCCAGGGCGGGTTCGGCTGGGTGCCATCGGTGGAATCGATGGCCAAGGGCGCCTCCACCCCGCCTCGTACGTAATGGGATTGCGTGACGGATTCGACGAGCGGATGGCGCGCCAAGAGCTCCGCGCCGCGTTCATCGAGATGGGTCACCGAGAAACCATGCAGGACCGTGGTGTACGTGAACCCCAGGGTGCCGCCCACCCGGGCGAGGAGCTCCCCCGCGAGCTCGGTCACTTGGCGCTCGGCGTCCAGGCGCGCTCCGGGCGGGGCGCCTCTCAGGACGACGACGTACCTTCCCTCGATCGCGTCGGGACCGGCGCCTCGAACGAGCGCGCTTTGCGATGAGGTACCCGTCACAGGATCGTTCGTGTCCGTGGCGCATCCGGCGATGACCAGCGCGAGGCCGGCAAGAGCGGTGAAGCATCCATAGTGTGTGGCTTTCATGGCATTCCCCCTTCACGTGAAAGTTCGTCCGTTGATTGTTCCGAGCTGGTGAAACCCGTGTTGACCAAGAGATTCGTCGTATCGAGGCCCGCCCCCGTCACCTTGGCGACCGCCCCCGTAACGAGGGCGTCCCGAACTTGTTGCGGGGTCGCCGATGGATGGCCGGCGAGGTAGAGCGCCGCGACGCCCGCCACGTGCGGTGTCGCCATCGAGGTGCCGTTCATGGTGGCGGTGGTGCCGCTCAACCCCGTGGAGACGACGCCGGTGCCGGGGCCAAAGAGATCCAAGCATCGACCGTAGTTGCTGCCGTTCACGCCGTTCCAGTCGCTCGGAAGCGCGCGGCCGTCTTTTTTGTTGGTCGCGCCCACGGTGACCAGCTCGCTCACCCGCGCCGGTGAGTACGAGCTGCAGGCGTCCCGGTTGTCGTTGCCGGCGGCGGTGAAGAAGACCACCCCCGCCGCCGAGACCTTCTTGGCGCCTTCGTCGATGGCCCTGTCGCCGGAGGCGAATACGATGCTGTAGTTGAGGACCGCGGGGAGCTTCCGGTTCCGAACCACCCAATCGAACGCCTTCAACGATTGCTCGCTGGTGCCTCGCCCGTCGCATCCCAGCACCCGCAGGGCGACGCCCTTCGCCTTTTTGGCCACCCCGTAGGTCTTGCTCAACACCGTGCCGGCCGTGTGCGTGCCGTGGCCGTGGCAATCGTTTGGATCCGCGTCGTTGTCCACGAAGTCGTAGCCGGCCGAGACGCGGTTCTCGAAGTCCGGATGCGACCGCTTTACGCCCGTGTCGAGCAAATAAGCCGTCACGCCCTCGCCCGCGCTATCGGGGTAGGTGTACGAATTGCTCACCGGTAGATCCCGCTGGTCGATTCGGTCCAAGCCCCACGG contains these protein-coding regions:
- a CDS encoding S8 family peptidase, translated to MKATHYGCFTALAGLALVIAGCATDTNDPVTGTSSQSALVRGAGPDAIEGRYVVVLRGAPPGARLDAERQVTELAGELLARVGGTLGFTYTTVLHGFSVTHLDERGAELLARHPLVESVTQSHYVRGGVEAPLAIDSTDGTQPNPPWHLDRIDQRNLPLDANYNYSALGEGVTIYDLNSGVNQQHGDFEGRASCGVSFIEGPTCTDNHGHGSLDGGLLVGKTYGVAKKAKLVEVKVLKADNSGPDDGIIKGIDWITANAKKPAVANASLRSDLVEPNMTNMRKAVERSVQAGIFWSIAAGNDFRDACQSSPAGAKGALTVGATDQRDSKAIFSNTGTCVGLFAPGVNITGPSRSGTSGTSTDSGTSYSAPLVGGVAALYLGLHPTAPPAEVVGAILRASTPNVVKNPGTGSPNKLLYSKLE
- a CDS encoding S8 family peptidase; amino-acid sequence: MQRSKLRFIARWTVPAAMFLGAAGCSGAASDEPREDEPQPGSDRQSVVPTIGSGSGSDIILGTLDQAVPERYIVALRDDVDALQPAVDGLVAQYGGQARFTFTHAIKGFSVSMPEAAARALAANPQVRYVSRVQISQLSATQQNPPWGLDRIDQRDLPVSNSYTYPDSAGEGVTAYLLDTGVKRSHPDFENRVSAGYDFVDNDADPNDCHGHGTHTAGTVLSKTYGVAKKAKGVALRVLGCDGRGTSEQSLKAFDWVVRNRKLPAVLNYSIVFASGDRAIDEGAKKVSAAGVVFFTAAGNDNRDACSSYSPARVSELVTVGATNKKDGRALPSDWNGVNGSNYGRCLDLFGPGTGVVSTGLSGTTATMNGTSMATPHVAGVAALYLAGHPSATPQQVRDALVTGAVAKVTGAGLDTTNLLVNTGFTSSEQSTDELSREGGMP